TACAACGCGGTGTTGGTGCCCGAAATCCAGCGGACCGCCGTCGAAACGTTTTCGCGGCCGTGGTGGGCAGGAATCGCGATCCAGGGACACGCGCTCGGGCTCTTGCTCGGCGCGACGGCGGGTATCGCGCTGTTGCACCGCCGGGACGTTCGACCGAAGCCGGAACATGTCTGGATCGCGGCGCTCGCCTTCGCCGTCGACCGGGGGCTGTGGGCGATCTACGTCCCGGAGGGCTCCGAGACGTTTCGGCTCTTTCGAGCGCTCGGGATGGCGTCGGTGTTCGTGCTCGCCGCCCTCGTCGCGAGCGGTGCGACCGCGACGACCCGCGAGTTGCTCCCGCGTATCGATCTCTCGCGCCGCGAGGCGGCGTTCGGATCGGTTCTGGCGGTCGTCCTGGCGATCTCGTTCGTCACCGTCCCGCTCAACCTCTACGCCGTGGACGACCCTTCCGCGGGGTTGGAAGACGCCGAGCCGACCGAGATCAGGGATTACACGGTCTTTTACGCCGAGAACGTGGAAAACCAGTTCGTCCCTGCCGTTCCGATCCCTGGCCAGGAAAACGTGACCGACGGCCGCGTCAACGCGAGCGGCGTCATCGTCGTCTCGGAGCGACGAAACATCTGGTGGGAGGAAGTGTCGGCCGGGCGTCTCGAAACGAACGGCGCGGCGACGATCCGGATCGGCGGCCTCTCTTGGAGGGAGGACGTTCGCGTGACGCGGGAGACGTGGGCGGTCGCAGGCGGTAACTCGACTCACAACGTCCGCCTCGGGCCCGCGGCCGCCGAGGAACGACCCGTCGTCTTTCGAGCTGATCCCGCCCGCTCGGACGCCGTCGTCGACGGCCGGAACGTCACGATCGCGCCCGTCGGGGACCGGTTCGAAGCGAGGGTGTTCTATCGGGGCGATCGAGTCGGGTCGACGGTGATTCCAGCGGACAACGTGACGACGACCGCGGGCGGGCTCACCTTCGTCCGCGCGGGGCGAAGCCTGTTCGTCAAACGGGGCGAAACGCGGGTTCGAATCGCCCAACGGGCAGCCTGAGCTACACCCACTCGATCCGGTACACTTCGGTGTCGATCGATCGGGAGGCGGACGTGTGGTGATCGAACTGTTTCGGCAGCTCGAACTCGGCGGCGAACGCGTGCGTCACGGTGCCGCCGTTGTCGCCGGCGAAGGCCTCGATGAACGATTCGCTGCCGGCGTTGTGAACGGAGTACGAGACGCTCGATATCTCGGCGGCCGTCTGCAGAAAGGCTCGATCGGCCCCCTCGTTGCCGGACTGTGCGCCGAACGGCGGGTTCATCAGGACGGTCGCCGGCCCGTTGGGGGCGAGCGGAACCGCGGTCACGTCGCCACGAACCCACGAGACGTCCGTCATCGCGCCGACTCGGCGTTCGTTCTCGCGCGCCGTCGAGAGCGGTGCGGGATCGATATCCATTCCGACGGCCCGTTCGGGCCCCCGAAGCGCCGCGCCGAGCGCGAGCATTCCCGTTCCACACCCTAGATCGAGGACTGTCTGGCCCTCCACATCGCCCTGCAGGTCAGCCACGTGGACGATGTGGGCAGCCAGATCGGGCGGCGTGTGGTACTGTTCGAGCGGCGCGCGCGGGTCTTCGAAGCCCGCGACGACCGCCAACTCCTGGGCCAATCGTCGTCGTGTCGCGCCGGGCGTCCCCTCTGTCATCGTTGTGTAATACTCGTGGGTATAGGTATAAATTTGTATATGATTGTGGGTTATTCTACATCGGGAGTACATTCTTTTCACCGCCGATGTAACGCCTCGCCATGAACTGTCCCCGCTGTGAGAGCGAGCTCGACAGATACACCCTCGGGGGTCGCGAGGCCGTCGGCTGCGGAAGCTGCGGCTACGTCGGCGTACCGGTCGAACACCGCGGCGAACGGCGATCGCTCGAATCGTGGGACGAGGCGATCGATCGGTACGCCGACGCCGCCGCGTCCGGATCGGTGACGATCGAGACGATCGGCGGCGAGCCAGCGCTCGAACTCATTCTCGACGACGAGCCGGGCGCTGGCGCCTCACCGGAACCGACCGTCGTCCGCGTCGCTCGACCCGACCCGGCTCTCGCGGCGGCGTTCGAGGCGGCGGACGGGTCGGACGAGCGGTTCGTCTGTGATATCTGCGATGCGGAGTTCGACACACAACGCGGCCTCTACGGTCACCTCGCGATCCATTCGGGTGAAAAAGACGGCGATTCCTGATTCGTCTGCGACCGGCCCGGGTGATCAGTCCTCAGCTTCTACTTCGCCTTCCGCCTCGGCGTCTCCGGTGCCGCTTCCTTCCTCGGTTCTGGATGCGACCAACGCGCCACGGGCGACGCTGTAGAGCGGCTCGTCCGCCTTTCGAACGTGGCTGATCGAGAACGGGATGTCGGCCTTGTTCAGCCGTTCCTCGAAGAGCTTCTCGAAGCCCGGCGGACTGGAAGTGCCGCCGGTCACGACCACCGGCACGTCGAGGCCTTCCTCGACGTCCTCGTTGTTGACCTCCTTGACCACGTTCTCGATGACGTAATCGAGCAGGTTGTCGTAGTAGATCGACAACGCGCCCTCGACGCCGCCCGCGTCCGTCGTGAAGTCGAGTCGGAAGTCCTCCTCCTTGACCGAGGTGACCTTGTCGACGTTCTCGCCGGTTGCGGTCGCGGTCTGCTCGTCGATCCAATCGCCCCCGCGGGCGACGCTGAACGTCATGACCGGGACCGCGTAGTAAGACAGACAGACGTTCGTCATGCCCGCGCCGAAGGAGATACCGAGACCGGTGAAGTTGTGATCGGCGAGCTCGGAGTAGATGACCGCCATCCCCTCGTTGATCGGTTCGGGGTCGTACCCGATGTCGCCGAGGAACGATTCGAGCGTCTTCTGGTGGTACAGTGTCGAGAGATCCGAGTCGATCGGATCCGCCGGCGTCGAGAAGTAGACGCGCTCGTTGGGGCGTTCGGGTTCGCCGACGACCTGTTCGAGGATGAGCCTGATCATCGGGATCGCGGACTTCTCCTCCGAGGAGAGTATCCCGCGTTTCATCGGGCGACGCGTCTCCTCGTTGAAGATGTTCGCGAAGTTCAACGCGTCGTCGCCGACGACGTAGACGTTGTCGTCCTTTCGGATGTGGAGAACGTCGGATCGACTGAGCATCCGCTCGGCCATGTCGCTGTAGTCGATCTCGACGAAGGAGTTCCGCTGCGATACGAAGACCGTTTCGCTGCCGTCCTGTCTGGCCGAGACGAGATTCATCGTCCCGACGTCAATGCCACGGGCCATACCAAGACCGTCGCTGGCGGCGTATTAAAACTACTCCCCGTTTCCTCTCCCGTCGTCTACGAATGGGTCGCGTTCGCACAGTAGCGGTCGGTTCGGCAGTCGACGTCTCCGCCTGCTCCGCTCGGCCGCTACTTGCCGAAGTACGACTTCACCTGATCGACCAGCCCCGAATCCTCGGCCTCGGCCTCCCGTCGCTTCTGCTCTCGAAGCTCCTGTAACGCCGCCGCCTGCTCGTCGACCCCGCTGCCGCTGTCGGTCCGCTGTTCGCCTCCCTTCATCCCCCGAAGCGCCGAGAGCTGGTCGTCGATGCCCGCCGACCGGTGGACCTTCGCCGACTCTTGGTTCAGTGACTCGCCGTCGAGGTTCTCGTCGGGCGTGATCCGAAGCCGTTCCGTCTCGACCTTCTCGACGCCGCCCCAATTGACCTCGGTCTCGGACATGGCCTCGTCGATGTCCTGCTGTACCTTCGCTGCCGTGGCCGCCGGATCGTCGGTGCCGGTCGACCCCGCAGTTCCGCCGGCCGTACCGGTTTCCCCCTCGGCGGTCGCGGGGCCGCCTTCGACGCGTTCGACATGGTAGCCGACCAGTGCCGAACCGGTCGCGGCGAGCGTGCTGATCAGGCCGACGGCGTAGACCGTCACGCCGTGGAGACTGTAATCCGGCGTGCCGTAGTTCCAGTTGGACGGATACACCGTGACGAAGAAGCCGACGGAGATGACGACCACTGCGAACCCGCCAACCGCGATGTACAGCGCGCGGCGGTCGGCCGGAAGCAACACGACGACCGCGACCAAGATGAGCGGGAGGCCGAGCGCGCCGATCGCAAAGGCGATCTCTCTGATCCAAAAGACCAGCCCATCGAGGACGGCGCGTTCGAGGACGAACAGGAACAGACCGAGGAGCCCGAGCCCGAGCCCGCCGAAGAAGAGTGTAAACCCGAGATACACATCCGTTCGGCGGTCCGGTTCCCCGATGTAGGTCCGGTACAGCTCGACGAGTCGATCCCTGTCGGCCGTGTCGGCGGAAGCCATTTGACGGTGCTTTCGGCCGAGGCCCTATGACTGTTTGGCCTGTGCAATGGTTCGAGATTTTGAACCAACACATCAAATATCCCCTCCGAGACGGATCTTTAGCAGCGTTCTACCACGTGCCGTGGAACGTGTCGAACTCCAGACTGTCGAGTGGCTCCTCGCCGATCGCGATCTTGTACTCGCCGGGGGTCAGCATCGGCTGTTTGAACTGCGGCCCGTCGTCGGTTGTGATCCGGGGACAGCCGGTGTTCACGTAGGCGTCGAAGCCGAAGTTCGTCAGCCGGTCCGGGGTGACCTCGTCCATCGTCAGGAGGTAGGCGTTCTCGTTGTCCTCGACGATCTCCTCGGCGACGTCCCACCGGCCCTGGCCGATCTTCGTACAGAAGACGACGCCCCACTCCTCGGCGTCCATCGCGCGGTGCACCGCCCCGTAGCGCTGTTTCAGGAACTTCTCCGTGTCGGCGATCGTGACAACGTTGTTCACGGGGTCGGCGATGATCACCGTCTTGTCGGGGTGTTCCATCGCCAGCCCCAGCGGGTGGAACTTCCCGCCGCCGACGTAGAGGATCTGGTCGGCGTCGACGTCCGCCGACGCGTAGTTGCAGCCGAGCACCTGCCCCTCGTGGGTCAGCCGCTCGTCGCCGCGGCGCGTCTCGACGGTGTAGCCGCGGTCTGTGAGCCACGACTTCATCTCGTCGAACTTGTTCATGTGTTGAGCCGTCGTCACGAGCCCCACGGTGTCGTCCTCGCCGGGCGAGGCGAGCGTCTCCAGCGATTTCTCCATGATCGGCGTCACGTCGACGTTCGAGAACAGGGGGACGTAAATGATCTTGTCCGATTCCTTCATCGGCGAGTGTCCAAAGTGAACGAACACGTCAGTCCGCCGCATCATGTACGTATCGAGGTCGCACGCGCCGTAACAGGGCTGTCCCGAAATGAGGACATTCGTGTCGTCGGGCAACAGCGTCCGGAGATCGTCCGCGACCCGGCCGGCGCGGCGTTTCAGTCCCTCGGGAAACTGTAAGCCGACCTTCGTCGCGTCGCGCTCTTCGACCGCCTCGACGATCCGGTCGAGTTCGTAATCCCACGTGCGCTCGTGTTTGAGCGCCATCCCCGTATTACGGAGGTCGCCCGGTGTTCGTTCGACGTCCGATTCGTGGCTCATTAGCATTCGGTTGTGGGTCAGGGACTAAAACAGCCGCGTTTCGGGACGCTTCCGGGACCGTAGATCCCGACAACTGTCCGCATTCGGCACGCCTATACGAGGCCGCTCCGAACCATTGCCAATGAGCGTCGAGATGACTCCCGAAGCACAGGCGACGGAACTCGCCGAGGAACTGGGCGAGGCGATCACCGAACTCCCCGCTTACGAGGCGTTCGTCGAGGCAAAGGCGGCGATCCAGGCCGACCCCGAACTCCAACGCGAGATGGCGTCGTTTGAGCAGCTACGCGAGGAGTTCCTGATGGCCCGAGAGACCGGCACCGCGTCGAACGAGGATCTACGCGAGCTGCAAGCCGCCCAGGAGGAACTGCACGACAATCCCACGATGAACGCGTATCTCCGCGCGAAATCGGACATCGAACTCCGACTCCAGGAGATCGATCATATCATCTCCGAACCGCTCGACGTCGAGTTCGGGCAGACCGCAGGCGGCTGCTGTCAAGACTGAGACGTCAACATCTTCGGGCGGGCGGTACGAATCTTTTCATACCGTCGGTGTCTGTCGTGGATATGGCCGCAGTGCCGACCGACGACCGGCTGTTCCGTGCGATGTTCGAGGGGACGCTCGACGCACTCCTGTTGGCGGACGACGACGGAACCTACATCGAAGCGAACGAAGCCGCAGGCGAGCTGCTCGGGTGTTCGAGCGACGAACTCGTCGGGCAGTCGATCGCGGACTTCCTCTCCGCCGACGTCGATTTCGAGGCGGCGTGGAACGCGTTTCTCGAGAAGGGCCACGCCCGCGGTCAACTCGAGATTCGCCGCCCGGACGGCACCGTTCGAACCGTCGAGTTCGCCGCGAGCGCCGTCATCCTGCCGGGGATCCACCTCTCGGCGCTCAGGGACGTAACCGACCGGGAGACCGACCGGCTCGAACTCCGCCGCAAAACGGATATGTTGACCAAGGTGTTCGAAACGAGCCCCGTCGGTATCGTCGTCGTCGAGGCGGACGGGCAGATCGTGGACGCGAACCAGCGCGCCGAAACCGTTCTCGGACTCACCCGAGCGGAGATAACCGACCGGACGTACGACGACGACCGCTGGAGGCTGCTCAGTGAGGACGGAACGACTCTTCGGACGCCCGAACTCCCCGTATCCACCGCCATCGAACGCGGCGAGCCGGTCTTCGATGCCGAACTCGGTATCGAGACGCCGATCGGGGACACCGTCTGGCTCTCGGTCAACGCCGCGCCGATACACGACGTCGATGGGGCGGTCGATCGGATCGTCGCCGTCGTGTCCGACGTCACCGATCGCCGCGAGTACCGACGGCTGCTCGAACAGCAAAACGAGCGGCTCGAGGAGTACTCCGCGACGGTGAGCCACGATCTCCGCAGTCCGCTGTCGATCGCGTCCGGCTGGCTTGACGTCGCGATCGAGGAGGAGTCGACCGAGTCGCTGGACAAGGTTCGCGACGCGCTCGACCGGATGGGGAACCTCATCACCGATCTCCGGGCGCTCGGCCGATACGGTCAGACCGTCGACGACATGGTCGAGTTGGAGCTTCGGGCGCTCGCCGAGGCCGCGTGGGCGAACGTCGAGACGACCGATGCGACCCTCGAGATCGATGGCGGGCTCGGCGCGATCAACGGCGACGAGAGCCGCATCCTCCAACTGTTCGAGAACCTGTTTCGGAACGCCGTCGACCACGCGGGACCGAACGTGACCGTCCGCCTCGGCGCGCTCGGCGACGGCTTCTACGTCGAGGACGACGGTCCCGGAATCCCGGCGGCCAACCGCGAGGAAGTCTTCGACTTCGGCTACTCGACGCTCGAGCGCGGCACCGGGATCGGCCTGGCGATCGTCGAGGCGGTTGCCGACGCGCACGGCTGGGAATTTGATCTCACCGACGCCGACCCGCACGGCGCTCGGTTCGAGTTCCGCCCTCGATGGCATCCCGATCGCGACGGGTGACACCGCGGCTCTCGCGCTCGCCCATACCAGAAGATGGGGCGGACGAACCGCCCGGGTTTTTGAGGCCCGCCGCCGCATCGCCACCCATGAGCGTACACTCCGATTGGGGCGATTGGCTCCCGACCGCGGTCGCCGAGGCCGACCCCGACGGCCTCGATCTGTGGTATCTGGGCTGCAACGGCTTCGCGTTGAAGACGTCGGACGAGACCACAGTCTTCATCGACCCGTACCTCGGAATCGGCGATCCGCCGCGGACCGTTCGGATGATTCCGATCCCCTTCGCGCCCGAAGACGTGCGTTCGGCCGACGCTCTCTTGGCCACGCACGAGCACACCGACCACACGCACGGTCCCTCTCAGGCTCCGATTCTCACCGGAACGGATGCGGAGTTCTTCGGTCCCTCCGCCTCGGCCGAGATCGCTCGGGCGTGGACGAACGAGTACGGCGTCGACGCGGACGGAATCTCCGAGATCGCGGAGGGAGATACCCTCGAAATCGGCTCGCTGACGGTCCACGTCGAACCGGCGCACGATCCCGACGCCGACCATCCGGTCTCCTACGTCGTCGAGCACGATTCGGGGACGTTCTTCCACGGCGGCGACGCCCGCCCGAGCGAAGCGTTCGAGGATATCGGCTCGCGGTACGATATCGACCTCGCGGTCGTGGCGTTCGGCTCTTCGGGGATGATTCCCGACAAGCAGACTCGGGAACCGACGTACACCAAGTGGTACGCCGACGAGAACATGGCGGCCGAAGCGGCGAATCAGCTCCGGACCGATCGGCTGCTCCCGACGCACTGGGACATGTGGAAGGGGCTCACGGCGGACCCATCCGCGCTCCGGGACCACGTCCGTGGCTTCGAGCATCCGCGGACACTCGAAGTGCTCGAAATCGGCGATCGAACGTCGGTGTAACCGTCGGTTCGGCCCGCCGAGCCAGCGCGTACCTTTATCTCGAAACCGTCACACTAGTGGGTATGCCTGACGTCGACCACGAGGAGGGCGTAACCGCGATCAGAGACGGCATCACCGTCGAGAAATCGTTCGAGCCGGACGATTTCCCCGTCCCGGCTATCGCCTTCGCGATCAGTTCGGACCGCGAGGAGTCGGTCACCGTCCGGCTCGTCGACACCGTTTCCGACGACATCGCCCCCGAGAACGTTGGCTTTCACCCCAAATACGGTGCCGAGTTCTGGGATGTCGATGGGGACGAGATCGTCTTCGAACGCGAGTTTTCCGGCGGCGAGGAGTATACGACCGTCTACGGACTCCGCGGTAGCGACGCGGACGTTCCCGCGAAGTTCCTGGGTGAGCCGTCGATCGAGTCCGTCGACCCGCCGCTCGACGGCGACGAAGCGGAGGCCTCGGCCGCCGTCGACGCCGCCGTCGCGGCCGTCGAAGACGACTCGAACGCCGTTCCCGCGATCGAGCGGATCGAAAACGGCTCCGAGATGGGGGCTGAGGATTTCGATGGCGAGATCGTCCCCTCCGATACCGATCACGGGCGCGCGAGCGACTCGGAGGGCGCTGCCGCCACGCGAGCCGGTGACGCCGACGTGCTTTCGACACTCGCCGCGGAGATCGAGGCGGCCGACCCCGACGACCCGGCCGTCGCCGAACTCCGCGATGCGCTCGGGATCGATCTGACGCGAGCGACCGTCGAGGCGCGGATCGAACACCTCCAGTCGGCGGTCGCGGATCTCGAGGCGTACACCGACGCGCTCGAAGCGTTCATCGACGAGAACGGCGACGCACAGGGGCTTCTCGAGGATCTCCGCGACGAGTACGAGGGGACGACGACTCGACTGGACGAGGTCGAGTCGCTCGCCGAGGACGCCCACGAGTCTGCCGAATCGATCGACGACCAACTCGATTCGGAGATCGACGAGCTCCGAGCGGAGGTCGAGCGAATGGAGTCCGACATCGAGGCGTTCTCAGACGAACTCTCGGCGGTCATCGAGATGCGTGATCGCCTCACCCGGGCGCTGGGTGGGCTGACGGCGGAGGGGACGATCGACGACGGGGGCGACAACCCAGTGGGGAACGACGGCTCCATCGAGGACGCGATCGATCCCGACGGCTCCCCGGCCCCCGACGCCGAATCGAGCGACGGAGAATCCGAGGATCCGTCCGACGACCCAGCGGCGATCCCCGAAGGTGAGACGGACGCCGACGACCCGTCCGATACCGAAGGCGGGGACGACGCCGACGGTCGAGACGGCGAGTAGTCCCGGCTGTTCGAACGCGCTGTCGGGCGTTCTGATGGGGTCGTTCGTGGACGCGGTCGAAACCAGTCTGATTTTATTCATCGAGCGTCAGAGTCCGACAATGACGACGATCCCCGTCGCCGTTCCGCGGAAGGGCAGGCCGCTGGAGGCGGTCCTCGATCGGGTCGCAGCCGTCGCCGATCTCGAGGAGCAGGCAGATTCGATCGCCTCGACGCTCCGCTACGAGAAGGCGGTCACCAAGGGTACGCAGACCCCGGCGGAGGACGTCTACGATCGGCTGGCGGAGTACAGCGATACGGATCGATACCACCCCGAGTACACGCTGTTGCGCGACGCCAGACTGGGGGTTCCGAGGCGAATCGTCTTCGACTCGCTGCGCGTCGATCTCGGCGAGCACGAACTCCATCTGGTCGGACGCGAAGAGCCGTTCCGAGCGCTTCGAAAGCACGAGTTCGGACTCGGGTTCGATAGCGCGGACCTCGTCCTCGAAGAGGTCGTCAGCATCGAGCCCGAGCCGCTCTCGTCGCTCGACGAACTCAACGACCGGATCGACCCACACGACACCGATGTCCGCGTCGTCGACGGGCTCGGCGATACGGTTCATCACGCGTTGCTTTCGATGCCCGACGTGGCCGACGCCCCCGACAGGGAGTTCCTTCGCGGATACGAGGGACCGCTGTGTATCTCACCCCGCTACGAACGGCTCGTTCGTGCGGTTCTCGGCACCGAGGCTACCGACGGCGTGTCGTTTCGGTACCCCGACGACCGCGACGAAGAAGCTGCGATCGCCTCGATCGGGGTCGGGATCTACCTCACCGTCACCGGCTCGACGGCCCGTGATCACGGGCTGAGCGTCGGCGAGCGGCTGTTCCCGAGCGAGACGGTGCTGTTGGAGAACCCGACCGAACACGAGGACGTGGCGGCGGCTGTCGCCGAACTGCTCGTCGGCGGTATCGAGACGCCGGTCTGATCGCTTCGCCCGTTCACGCTCGAGCGTTCGACCGGCGGACCGATTCGTCGCACATCCGCAATCAAATATGTACGAGATCAAGAACGTTCTGCCGGCCGGCTTCGGCGCCGCCAACGTATGTGTCTATTTATATTAATAAATCGAATATAACTGTATTTTTATATTTATTCGGTGCACGGTGGTTCGCGCTGGAAGGGCACAACACGCAGTCGCGCGTCGTCTGTGCTATCCTTCGAGAAAGCCGTTAAAATTACGAACGTAACTCTTATGGATCGAATTACGACTGCTCTCCCGACGCGGTTATATATCCTGATCCTTCGAATTCGGGTCACACATGATCGTCAGTTCGAATAAACATAACATATATTATAATTATATACATTTTATATTTCTTTCAAACAGCACTTTTTATATGTGGTGGCAATGCCTATTTTAAGATATTTATATTTTTATTGATAATACGCTCGACGATACCTGTCCACCGTCCGCGTCGGCGTACAGCGACAGTACCTAACAAACATAACGCAGTTAGGTAAATACACAATTTATGCTAGTTATCCATATCCTAACTGTCGCTTTATATAAGACCCCCCCGGCGATTCGTCCCCCGCGCACGTCGTCCCTACCGATCGGCGACGGGGGTTCGTGGGCGGTCTGTGACCGAATTCGTTCGCTACGGACGTTTCGTCCTCTATTACTATACGTGGCGAATCCGATCGGTTGGCCATGGAGCCACGCGCAGAACGGGTGTGCCACGTACTGATAGCTCTCTCGTTGCTCACGCTGAGTGTCGGCATCGGATACGAGTTCGTCTTCGGGACGAAGTTAGCGGACTTTCTGGTGATCATCGCCGGGTTGCTTCTCGGCTGGATCGCGTTGTTATACTGTCTCGGGAACGCGATGTTTTGGCGGTGATA
This genomic window from Natronomonas salsuginis contains:
- a CDS encoding rhomboid family intramembrane serine protease, which gives rise to MDPVTLAWYLLLVAGVTTSVAVLVSLSRPRGRWGLTTRKRLVMGVPWGTLVAVVAVAAFYLFVQDGLANPRNPLDIPFRAYSYLYPIGILTAGFAHSGLGHVTGNLLSTLVFGSLAEYAWGHFPRRRGSFSFSSPLSNPLVRIAIWVCAIAVAAVLTSVFGLGPVIGFSGVVYAFVGFALVRFPIATAVVALSTRIVTELYNAVLVPEIQRTAVETFSRPWWAGIAIQGHALGLLLGATAGIALLHRRDVRPKPEHVWIAALAFAVDRGLWAIYVPEGSETFRLFRALGMASVFVLAALVASGATATTRELLPRIDLSRREAAFGSVLAVVLAISFVTVPLNLYAVDDPSAGLEDAEPTEIRDYTVFYAENVENQFVPAVPIPGQENVTDGRVNASGVIVVSERRNIWWEEVSAGRLETNGAATIRIGGLSWREDVRVTRETWAVAGGNSTHNVRLGPAAAEERPVVFRADPARSDAVVDGRNVTIAPVGDRFEARVFYRGDRVGSTVIPADNVTTTAGGLTFVRAGRSLFVKRGETRVRIAQRAA
- a CDS encoding METTL5 family protein, whose translation is MTEGTPGATRRRLAQELAVVAGFEDPRAPLEQYHTPPDLAAHIVHVADLQGDVEGQTVLDLGCGTGMLALGAALRGPERAVGMDIDPAPLSTARENERRVGAMTDVSWVRGDVTAVPLAPNGPATVLMNPPFGAQSGNEGADRAFLQTAAEISSVSYSVHNAGSESFIEAFAGDNGGTVTHAFAAEFELPKQFDHHTSASRSIDTEVYRIEWV
- a CDS encoding C2H2-type zinc finger protein: MNCPRCESELDRYTLGGREAVGCGSCGYVGVPVEHRGERRSLESWDEAIDRYADAAASGSVTIETIGGEPALELILDDEPGAGASPEPTVVRVARPDPALAAAFEAADGSDERFVCDICDAEFDTQRGLYGHLAIHSGEKDGDS
- a CDS encoding DUF7139 domain-containing protein → MASADTADRDRLVELYRTYIGEPDRRTDVYLGFTLFFGGLGLGLLGLFLFVLERAVLDGLVFWIREIAFAIGALGLPLILVAVVVLLPADRRALYIAVGGFAVVVISVGFFVTVYPSNWNYGTPDYSLHGVTVYAVGLISTLAATGSALVGYHVERVEGGPATAEGETGTAGGTAGSTGTDDPAATAAKVQQDIDEAMSETEVNWGGVEKVETERLRITPDENLDGESLNQESAKVHRSAGIDDQLSALRGMKGGEQRTDSGSGVDEQAAALQELREQKRREAEAEDSGLVDQVKSYFGK
- the dph2 gene encoding diphthamide biosynthesis enzyme Dph2, producing MSHESDVERTPGDLRNTGMALKHERTWDYELDRIVEAVEERDATKVGLQFPEGLKRRAGRVADDLRTLLPDDTNVLISGQPCYGACDLDTYMMRRTDVFVHFGHSPMKESDKIIYVPLFSNVDVTPIMEKSLETLASPGEDDTVGLVTTAQHMNKFDEMKSWLTDRGYTVETRRGDERLTHEGQVLGCNYASADVDADQILYVGGGKFHPLGLAMEHPDKTVIIADPVNNVVTIADTEKFLKQRYGAVHRAMDAEEWGVVFCTKIGQGRWDVAEEIVEDNENAYLLTMDEVTPDRLTNFGFDAYVNTGCPRITTDDGPQFKQPMLTPGEYKIAIGEEPLDSLEFDTFHGTW
- a CDS encoding YlbF family regulator, which encodes MSVEMTPEAQATELAEELGEAITELPAYEAFVEAKAAIQADPELQREMASFEQLREEFLMARETGTASNEDLRELQAAQEELHDNPTMNAYLRAKSDIELRLQEIDHIISEPLDVEFGQTAGGCCQD
- a CDS encoding PAS domain S-box protein; amino-acid sequence: MAAVPTDDRLFRAMFEGTLDALLLADDDGTYIEANEAAGELLGCSSDELVGQSIADFLSADVDFEAAWNAFLEKGHARGQLEIRRPDGTVRTVEFAASAVILPGIHLSALRDVTDRETDRLELRRKTDMLTKVFETSPVGIVVVEADGQIVDANQRAETVLGLTRAEITDRTYDDDRWRLLSEDGTTLRTPELPVSTAIERGEPVFDAELGIETPIGDTVWLSVNAAPIHDVDGAVDRIVAVVSDVTDRREYRRLLEQQNERLEEYSATVSHDLRSPLSIASGWLDVAIEEESTESLDKVRDALDRMGNLITDLRALGRYGQTVDDMVELELRALAEAAWANVETTDATLEIDGGLGAINGDESRILQLFENLFRNAVDHAGPNVTVRLGALGDGFYVEDDGPGIPAANREEVFDFGYSTLERGTGIGLAIVEAVADAHGWEFDLTDADPHGARFEFRPRWHPDRDG
- a CDS encoding MBL fold metallo-hydrolase, which translates into the protein MSVHSDWGDWLPTAVAEADPDGLDLWYLGCNGFALKTSDETTVFIDPYLGIGDPPRTVRMIPIPFAPEDVRSADALLATHEHTDHTHGPSQAPILTGTDAEFFGPSASAEIARAWTNEYGVDADGISEIAEGDTLEIGSLTVHVEPAHDPDADHPVSYVVEHDSGTFFHGGDARPSEAFEDIGSRYDIDLAVVAFGSSGMIPDKQTREPTYTKWYADENMAAEAANQLRTDRLLPTHWDMWKGLTADPSALRDHVRGFEHPRTLEVLEIGDRTSV